In one window of Deinococcus cellulosilyticus NBRC 106333 = KACC 11606 DNA:
- the malZ gene encoding maltodextrin glucosidase: MTGTAERTRKPAPYSSEQAVHLYHDGTEHFLQIEEDIAHVYLEAPPEMEEGQVMSFRHGDAQFDDLTREEDGRWKATIPLQKHQNTQYRFKVQVSGRTYWLSQAGVSPGPTPFMQDFKISRFTPPQWVHDRVFYQIFPDRFKNGDPSINLKSGEYKYEDRAVVSRKWYMDPNTSMGANEYFGGDLEGIRISMDYFHDLGVNALYLNPIFQSPSVHAYDTQDYFRIDEHFGTNEGFAKLVEELHQNDIRILLDGVFNHTGSWHKWMNRERIYSEPGAFQGGPTREYYTYLSDEPEAYMAWFGFPTLPKLNYANKDVMEQMITGKNSVVRHWLKAPYNIDGWRLDAAPVIGKHGTDEGNHEVIQAIWKSAREENPEAYIIGEHFGDALAWLQGGEEDGAMNYYGFTIPTWAFLGGEDESGKLVYMDAAEYARNVMHYLSFIPFQNQLALFNSLCSHDTKRFSSICQDLEHRKLGATMLFAHIGVPCIYYGDEIGLEGEGDPLSRRTMPWDWKELWETGLYDHYKQLARIRKQEKALQKGSYAILDAEGDALVIQRRHGNEFVRVVLTRGAPFTHTLDGRWTNLLDGSEVQGEVHLHGTGALILKKQ; encoded by the coding sequence ATGACCGGAACCGCTGAACGCACCCGCAAACCAGCGCCTTACTCCTCAGAGCAGGCCGTCCACCTCTACCACGACGGCACCGAGCACTTCCTGCAGATCGAAGAGGACATCGCCCACGTCTACCTCGAAGCCCCACCTGAAATGGAAGAGGGCCAGGTGATGAGTTTCCGGCATGGAGACGCCCAGTTCGATGACCTCACCAGAGAAGAAGATGGCCGCTGGAAAGCCACCATCCCCCTGCAGAAACACCAGAACACCCAGTACCGCTTCAAGGTGCAGGTCTCAGGACGCACCTACTGGCTCAGTCAGGCCGGAGTGAGTCCCGGACCGACCCCCTTCATGCAGGACTTCAAGATCTCCCGTTTCACCCCACCCCAGTGGGTGCACGACCGGGTGTTCTACCAGATCTTCCCGGACCGCTTCAAGAACGGAGACCCCTCCATCAACCTGAAAAGCGGCGAGTACAAATACGAGGACAGGGCGGTGGTGAGCCGCAAGTGGTACATGGACCCCAACACCAGCATGGGGGCCAACGAGTACTTCGGCGGCGACCTTGAAGGCATCCGCATCAGCATGGATTACTTCCATGACCTCGGGGTGAACGCCCTGTACCTGAATCCCATCTTCCAGAGCCCCTCGGTGCACGCCTACGACACCCAGGATTACTTCAGAATCGACGAGCACTTCGGCACCAACGAAGGCTTTGCGAAGCTGGTCGAGGAACTCCACCAGAACGACATCCGCATCCTGCTGGACGGGGTGTTCAACCACACCGGAAGCTGGCACAAATGGATGAACCGTGAACGCATCTACAGCGAACCCGGTGCCTTCCAGGGCGGTCCAACCCGCGAATATTACACCTACCTCAGCGATGAACCTGAGGCCTACATGGCCTGGTTTGGATTCCCCACCCTCCCCAAACTCAATTACGCCAACAAGGACGTGATGGAGCAGATGATCACGGGCAAGAACTCGGTGGTCCGCCACTGGCTGAAAGCACCGTACAACATCGATGGCTGGAGGCTCGATGCTGCTCCTGTGATTGGCAAGCATGGCACCGACGAAGGCAACCACGAGGTCATCCAGGCCATCTGGAAGAGTGCCCGCGAAGAAAACCCAGAAGCCTACATCATCGGAGAGCACTTCGGGGACGCACTGGCCTGGTTGCAGGGAGGCGAGGAAGATGGGGCCATGAACTACTACGGCTTCACCATCCCCACCTGGGCTTTCCTGGGTGGCGAAGACGAAAGTGGCAAACTCGTCTACATGGACGCCGCCGAGTACGCCCGCAACGTCATGCATTACCTGAGTTTCATCCCCTTCCAGAATCAACTGGCCCTCTTCAACAGCCTGTGCTCCCACGACACCAAGCGCTTTTCTTCCATCTGCCAGGACCTGGAGCACCGAAAACTCGGGGCCACCATGCTCTTTGCCCACATTGGTGTGCCCTGCATCTACTACGGAGATGAAATTGGCCTGGAAGGCGAAGGAGACCCCCTCTCCCGCCGCACCATGCCCTGGGACTGGAAGGAACTCTGGGAAACGGGACTGTACGACCACTACAAACAACTTGCCCGCATCCGCAAACAGGAAAAGGCCTTGCAGAAAGGCAGTTACGCCATCCTGGACGCTGAGGGTGACGCCCTGGTGATCCAGCGCCGCCATGGCAACGAATTTGTTCGTGTGGTGCTCACCCGTGGAGCCCCTTTCACCCACACGCTGGATGGCCGCTGGACCAACCTGCTGGACGGCAGTGAAGTGCAGGGAGAAGTGCACCTACATGGCACCGGAGCCCTGATCCTCAAGAAGCAATAA
- a CDS encoding NAD(P)/FAD-dependent oxidoreductase, translating into MTDPQLWDTLIIGGGPAGLAAALHLAFHHRSVLVVDRGSGPLHHIRTPIFNLPGFTGKSGQEILQGLEQEALKAGARLTRDSIEQIEGSAGHFILKGKEHTYHARTLLIATGITRHHPLIDGDYRTWLPYAGKGNTFYCPDCEAPALLGKHVVVIESVKLKAALSTAKRIMEFAATVRVLLTDGADAAHPETYLDDSCEVIQGNITAVEGENGVVEALVLESGTRITADAYYVSNRKLPRNQLVQTLGGDLDERGHPRTGPRGQLIRQDGGEEDYIEGIWVAGDLLPQTQQTTIAMGSGNKSAVMIDQYLTQQHIRQLGKAQDADNALKT; encoded by the coding sequence ATGACCGACCCTCAACTCTGGGACACCCTGATCATTGGCGGAGGACCCGCCGGACTCGCCGCCGCCCTGCACCTCGCCTTTCACCACAGGAGCGTGCTGGTGGTGGACCGGGGGTCAGGTCCCCTCCACCACATCCGCACGCCCATCTTCAATTTGCCGGGCTTCACTGGCAAGAGTGGCCAGGAGATCCTGCAGGGCCTCGAACAGGAAGCCCTGAAAGCCGGAGCCCGACTCACCCGGGACAGCATCGAGCAGATTGAAGGTTCAGCAGGACACTTCATCCTCAAAGGCAAGGAGCACACCTACCACGCCCGGACCCTGCTGATCGCCACAGGCATTACCAGGCACCACCCTCTGATCGATGGGGATTACCGCACCTGGCTTCCCTACGCAGGCAAAGGCAACACCTTCTACTGCCCCGATTGTGAAGCCCCGGCACTGCTCGGGAAGCATGTGGTGGTCATTGAGTCGGTCAAACTCAAAGCTGCCCTGTCCACCGCAAAGCGCATCATGGAATTTGCTGCCACCGTGCGGGTCCTGCTCACCGACGGAGCAGATGCCGCACACCCAGAAACCTACCTGGACGATTCCTGCGAGGTCATCCAGGGCAACATCACTGCTGTGGAAGGGGAGAACGGGGTTGTGGAAGCGCTGGTGCTGGAAAGTGGCACCCGCATCACCGCCGACGCCTATTACGTCTCCAACCGCAAACTGCCCCGCAACCAGCTGGTGCAAACCCTGGGAGGGGACCTGGATGAAAGGGGCCACCCCCGCACAGGCCCAAGAGGGCAACTGATCCGCCAGGATGGGGGAGAGGAGGATTACATTGAAGGCATCTGGGTGGCAGGCGACCTGCTCCCGCAGACCCAGCAGACCACCATCGCCATGGGATCAGGCAACAAATCTGCGGTGATGATCGACCAGTACCTGACCCAGCAGCACATCCGGCAACTGGGCAAAGCTCAGGATGCAGATAACGCTCTGAAAACCTGA
- a CDS encoding MFS transporter, with product MPDSSSFAGQRAATLGLIIGVFLAALESSVVATAMPTVIRELGGQQLYALPFAVYLLVSTVSNPLWGRASDLRSRKGLYLVGILVFLLGSVLCGASTSMVFLIVARAVQGVGAGAVLPITLTIIGSMYSGRDRARVQAFISSVWGISGLLGPLLGGLMVDHLSWRWVFYLCVPFGVLAFFLVWRNLREASEVRSGELDWTGGLLFMLGSGLMVWGLEFHLWWMVGLSVGVLFLALMVERNHPSPLLPMRSLREHEPRVGVISNLLAGVAYFGLTSYIPLFAQASGGQTATGSGALLTPLIVGWTLGSLVGGRLMQRISMASLTRFGFALLTVGLAGFAYLIESSLVVVALMGGLMGLGMGFAMFSLLLSIQQNAEKQELGAITSAILFARSMGGAIGVAVMGLIIGQQAIGRGGHDLVLGLQRAFGFSLFLVVVAFVLSFTLKRVRPAESPPH from the coding sequence ATGCCTGATTCGTCTTCTTTTGCCGGTCAGCGGGCTGCGACGCTGGGCCTGATCATTGGGGTTTTTCTGGCGGCCCTGGAGTCTTCGGTGGTGGCGACGGCCATGCCGACGGTGATCCGTGAGCTTGGGGGGCAGCAGCTTTATGCGCTTCCTTTTGCGGTGTATTTGCTGGTGAGCACGGTGTCGAATCCCCTGTGGGGTCGGGCTTCGGATTTGCGGAGCCGCAAGGGGCTGTATCTGGTGGGGATTCTGGTTTTTCTGCTGGGTTCGGTGTTGTGTGGTGCCTCGACATCGATGGTGTTTCTGATTGTCGCGCGTGCCGTGCAGGGGGTGGGTGCGGGGGCGGTCTTGCCGATCACCCTCACCATCATTGGGTCGATGTACTCCGGGCGGGACCGGGCGAGGGTGCAGGCGTTCATTTCGAGCGTGTGGGGGATCAGTGGTCTGCTGGGTCCGTTGCTCGGGGGCCTGATGGTGGATCACCTGTCCTGGCGGTGGGTGTTTTATTTGTGTGTGCCGTTTGGTGTGCTGGCGTTTTTTCTGGTGTGGCGGAACCTGCGGGAGGCGTCGGAGGTGCGTTCAGGTGAACTGGACTGGACGGGGGGGTTGCTGTTCATGCTGGGGAGTGGCCTGATGGTGTGGGGTCTGGAGTTTCATTTGTGGTGGATGGTGGGTCTGAGTGTGGGGGTGCTGTTTCTGGCCCTGATGGTGGAGCGGAACCATCCGAGTCCTCTTCTGCCCATGCGGAGCCTCAGGGAGCATGAACCCAGGGTGGGGGTCATCAGCAACCTGCTGGCAGGGGTGGCTTATTTTGGCCTGACCTCTTACATTCCGCTTTTTGCGCAGGCTTCGGGTGGACAGACTGCCACCGGGTCGGGGGCGCTTCTGACCCCCCTGATTGTGGGCTGGACGCTGGGGAGCCTGGTGGGTGGGCGTTTGATGCAGCGCATTTCCATGGCTTCCCTGACCCGTTTCGGTTTTGCCCTGCTGACCGTGGGCCTCGCGGGTTTTGCGTATCTGATTGAGTCGTCTCTGGTGGTGGTGGCCCTGATGGGAGGATTGATGGGCCTGGGGATGGGTTTTGCAATGTTCAGTTTGCTGCTCAGCATCCAGCAGAATGCAGAGAAGCAGGAGCTCGGGGCGATCACCAGTGCGATTCTGTTTGCGAGGAGCATGGGGGGTGCCATTGGGGTGGCGGTGATGGGCCTGATCATCGGGCAGCAGGCGATTGGACGGGGTGGGCACGATCTGGTGCTCGGATTGCAGAGGGCTTTTGGCTTTTCGCTGTTTCTGGTGGTGGTGGCTTTCGTCCTGAGTTTCACCCTGAAACGGGTGCGTCCAGCAGAAAGCCCTCCACATTGA
- the aspS gene encoding aspartate--tRNA ligase yields MKRTCYVGKVNASYVEQRITLQGWVNRSRPLGGLIFFDLRDREGMLQVQVPPDSEAFETAEKLRSEYVVQVEGVLKYRPENQRKGGTADFELWADQVTILNEARTLPFQVDGIVDDNVKEDLRLKYRYLDLRRSDMQNNLRLRHKITTAIYKFLDSEGFISVETPFLTKSTPEGARDFLVPSRLNPGTFYALPQSPQLFKQLLMVSNLDRYFQIARCFRDEALRSDRQPDFTQLDIEMSFVDQEDILTLCERLMDYIFQTVMGMSIPVPFERLTYEEAMSKYGSDKPDLRFGCEIIEASHVFQNTEFKAFSTALAEGGVVKFLVAPELTRKQIEELERVAKQNGAKGLAWVRLEQGRLTGGISKFITAEQSDILTGYMYEGSTLLFGAGPFKHAVSALGAVRLALRDMFGWVKGNETFNFAWVTDFPQLDFDEESGTWTYMHHPFTSPNPADVHLFGTEGQGKIRAQAYDLVLNGFEVGGGSIRIHDPETQRKMFEAIGLSREEAQSKFGFFLEALEYGTPPHGGIAWGLDRLVMLMARTESIREVIAFPKNNRGVDLMVDAPGEVDQRQLEELFIEVKLPQE; encoded by the coding sequence ATGAAAAGAACCTGTTACGTTGGAAAAGTCAACGCTTCATACGTCGAACAGCGCATCACCCTGCAAGGCTGGGTGAACCGCAGCCGTCCCCTCGGCGGCCTGATCTTCTTTGACCTCCGGGACCGCGAAGGGATGCTGCAGGTGCAGGTCCCACCGGACAGTGAGGCCTTCGAGACCGCCGAGAAACTCAGAAGTGAGTACGTGGTGCAGGTGGAGGGGGTCCTCAAGTACCGCCCCGAAAACCAGCGCAAAGGGGGAACCGCCGACTTTGAACTGTGGGCCGATCAGGTCACCATCCTCAACGAGGCCCGCACCCTCCCCTTCCAGGTGGACGGCATCGTTGACGACAACGTCAAAGAGGACCTGCGCCTCAAGTACCGTTACCTCGATTTGCGGCGCAGCGACATGCAGAACAACCTCAGGCTGCGCCACAAGATCACCACCGCCATCTACAAGTTCCTGGACAGCGAGGGCTTCATCAGCGTCGAAACCCCCTTCCTGACCAAGAGCACCCCGGAAGGGGCCCGGGACTTCCTGGTGCCCAGCCGCCTCAACCCTGGCACCTTCTACGCCCTGCCCCAGAGCCCGCAGCTCTTCAAGCAGCTCCTGATGGTGTCCAACCTCGACCGTTACTTCCAGATCGCCCGCTGCTTCCGGGATGAGGCCCTGAGGAGTGACCGCCAGCCGGACTTCACGCAGCTCGACATCGAGATGAGCTTCGTGGACCAGGAAGACATCCTCACCCTCTGTGAGCGCCTGATGGATTACATCTTCCAGACGGTGATGGGCATGAGCATCCCGGTGCCCTTCGAGCGCCTCACCTACGAGGAAGCCATGAGCAAGTACGGCTCCGACAAGCCGGACCTGCGTTTCGGCTGCGAGATCATTGAGGCCAGCCACGTCTTCCAGAACACTGAATTCAAAGCGTTCTCCACCGCCCTTGCCGAAGGGGGCGTGGTGAAATTCCTGGTGGCCCCCGAACTGACCCGCAAGCAGATCGAGGAACTCGAACGGGTGGCGAAACAGAACGGAGCGAAAGGTCTCGCCTGGGTGCGCCTCGAGCAGGGCCGCCTCACCGGAGGGATCAGCAAGTTCATCACCGCCGAACAATCCGACATCCTCACCGGATACATGTACGAGGGCAGCACCCTGCTTTTCGGCGCAGGACCCTTCAAGCACGCCGTCAGTGCCCTCGGGGCCGTGCGTCTTGCGCTGCGCGACATGTTCGGATGGGTGAAGGGCAACGAGACCTTCAACTTCGCCTGGGTCACCGACTTCCCCCAGCTCGACTTCGACGAGGAGAGCGGCACCTGGACGTACATGCACCACCCCTTCACCAGCCCGAACCCCGCAGACGTGCACCTGTTCGGCACCGAAGGCCAGGGCAAGATCCGCGCGCAGGCCTACGATCTGGTGCTCAACGGCTTCGAGGTGGGCGGGGGCTCCATCCGCATCCATGACCCGGAAACCCAGCGCAAGATGTTCGAGGCGATTGGACTCAGCCGCGAAGAAGCCCAGAGCAAATTCGGCTTCTTCCTGGAAGCCCTCGAGTACGGTACCCCACCCCACGGAGGCATTGCCTGGGGTCTGGACCGCCTTGTGATGCTGATGGCCCGCACCGAGAGCATCCGTGAAGTCATCGCCTTCCCCAAAAACAACCGTGGTGTCGACCTGATGGTGGACGCGCCCGGTGAAGTGGACCAGAGGCAACTCGAAGAGCTCTTCATTGAAGTGAAACTCCCCCAGGAATAA
- the hisS gene encoding histidine--tRNA ligase gives MSGIRRPKGTQDLLPDGSPQLKAEFSARGHRHLVELAAKVLENAGAQYIQTPMFEMVEVIKRGVGDSTDIVRKEMFTARAQGDEFILRPEGTAPIVRAFVENGLKQLPAPAKLWTYGAMFRAERPQKGRYRQFHQLDYEVLGSDDPLIDAEAIALMMQVIDRLGVKKIELKLGSVGDPEDRQGYNQYLRDLFSPHEERLSEDSKARLVLNPMRILDSKSQSDQDLIAELQPRMMLDHLGEAASAHFKQVCEHLSTWGIPYTIDPSIVRGLDYYRRTAWEIHHEGVGAKSALGGGGRYDGLAELLGGPHTPGIGWAFGIERLLIAMEAEGVTLPEPEGLLLYVAALDESTLGVAAKLAFEARQNGKAEFSYRPKAPGKHIGDALKKNARYVALIGSSEAEAGTVTLKNLQSGEQRTIQQTELLSNLQGTP, from the coding sequence ATGTCAGGAATCAGAAGGCCCAAAGGCACACAGGATCTCCTCCCGGATGGCAGCCCACAGCTCAAAGCAGAGTTCTCTGCGCGCGGGCACCGCCATCTCGTGGAGCTTGCTGCGAAAGTCCTGGAGAATGCCGGAGCCCAGTACATTCAAACCCCCATGTTCGAAATGGTGGAGGTCATCAAGCGCGGGGTGGGTGACAGCACCGACATCGTCCGCAAGGAGATGTTTACGGCCCGTGCCCAGGGGGATGAGTTCATCCTCCGCCCGGAAGGCACCGCCCCAATTGTCAGGGCGTTCGTTGAAAACGGCCTCAAGCAACTGCCCGCTCCTGCAAAACTCTGGACGTACGGAGCGATGTTCCGTGCAGAGCGCCCCCAGAAGGGCCGTTACCGGCAGTTCCACCAGCTCGATTACGAGGTGCTCGGCAGCGATGATCCCCTCATTGATGCCGAGGCCATCGCCCTGATGATGCAGGTGATTGACCGCCTGGGCGTCAAGAAGATTGAACTGAAACTCGGTTCGGTTGGGGACCCCGAGGACCGCCAGGGGTACAACCAGTACCTGCGTGACCTGTTCAGCCCCCATGAAGAGCGCCTCAGTGAGGACAGCAAGGCCCGTCTGGTCCTGAACCCCATGCGCATTCTGGACTCAAAGAGCCAGAGCGATCAGGACCTGATTGCAGAGCTGCAACCCAGAATGATGCTGGATCACCTCGGTGAGGCGGCCAGCGCACACTTCAAGCAGGTGTGTGAGCACCTCAGCACCTGGGGCATCCCCTACACCATTGATCCGTCCATTGTGCGTGGTCTGGATTACTACCGCCGCACCGCGTGGGAAATCCACCACGAAGGGGTCGGGGCCAAAAGTGCCCTTGGAGGTGGAGGCCGCTACGACGGTCTCGCGGAACTCCTCGGAGGACCGCACACCCCCGGCATCGGCTGGGCTTTCGGCATTGAACGCCTGCTGATCGCCATGGAGGCTGAAGGGGTGACCTTGCCAGAGCCTGAAGGCCTGCTGCTCTACGTGGCCGCTCTGGATGAAAGCACCCTCGGTGTGGCCGCAAAACTGGCTTTTGAGGCCCGACAGAACGGCAAAGCCGAATTCAGCTACCGGCCCAAAGCGCCCGGCAAGCACATCGGGGACGCCCTGAAGAAAAACGCCCGGTATGTGGCCCTCATCGGGTCCAGTGAAGCCGAGGCGGGCACCGTGACCCTCAAGAACCTGCAGTCCGGTGAACAGCGCACCATTCAGCAGACCGAACTGCTTTCAAACCTGCAAGGAACCCCATGA
- a CDS encoding IPT/TIG domain-containing protein, whose product MKRVIALSLLTLILGACAPKAAETGVTIYPQIYQVSPVESNQQQFTLQGRYLGSKDSGVIRIGANDQGEGGTVVPKENIVSWDENKIVFNVPANITPGGSFIIVEVAGKRSWAFSFSFSR is encoded by the coding sequence ATGAAGCGAGTTATTGCCCTGAGCCTGCTCACCCTGATCCTTGGTGCCTGCGCTCCGAAAGCTGCCGAAACCGGGGTCACCATCTACCCGCAGATCTACCAGGTCTCACCCGTCGAAAGCAACCAACAGCAATTCACCCTGCAGGGACGCTACCTCGGTTCGAAAGACAGCGGCGTGATCCGCATCGGAGCCAACGACCAGGGCGAAGGCGGAACCGTGGTCCCCAAAGAGAACATCGTTTCCTGGGATGAAAACAAAATCGTCTTCAATGTTCCCGCCAACATCACTCCCGGCGGAAGCTTCATCATTGTGGAAGTGGCGGGCAAGCGTTCCTGGGCCTTCTCCTTCTCATTCAGCCGCTGA
- a CDS encoding MATE family efflux transporter, translating to MVLPHPRDLRDIARIAVPVSLEAVSQLLLGFIDQIIVGVLGALAIAAVGLANSTTFIFILTLAALGNSCAILIARAFGAKNAASLSQSLSVGLVLGLAMSIAVVIPLWLWAEPLMAFAGGNPQLVKPASDFLKIVILGLPLIVLGSVATGALRSMGDAQTPMKATMLSMLLNTLLAYVLVTHFNMGVVGAAFGTLIANLIKTLWLLHTVYRHQDVHFVTPHWKAIRETTRELLPLSAPMMVTELFWTSSVFIYNILFGKISTEALAANQIVHTLETVFVVASFGLASAATTLLGQAVGQGDTQLAHARSRAILQLGLITGVVTGLLYLTTAYLLPVVFPKVEETVLQIAFLGVVLNALFQAVKVHNMIQGIGILPSGGDPRGVLIGDVVAAFVVGLPLAVLFGFGFGWGAVGIFSARLVEEAVKLVIFYGRYRKINWHALKGQVAAAH from the coding sequence ATGGTTTTACCGCACCCCCGTGACCTCCGTGACATCGCCCGCATCGCCGTTCCCGTCAGCCTGGAAGCCGTCAGCCAGTTGCTTCTGGGTTTCATCGACCAGATCATCGTCGGGGTGCTCGGGGCTCTTGCCATTGCTGCCGTGGGGCTTGCGAACAGCACCACCTTCATTTTCATCCTCACCCTCGCCGCACTCGGGAACAGTTGCGCCATCCTGATTGCCCGGGCTTTTGGAGCAAAAAATGCAGCCTCCCTGTCCCAGTCGCTCAGCGTCGGACTTGTTCTGGGCCTGGCGATGTCCATTGCCGTGGTGATCCCTCTGTGGCTGTGGGCGGAACCCCTGATGGCTTTTGCAGGAGGGAACCCGCAACTCGTGAAGCCCGCCAGTGACTTCCTGAAGATCGTGATTCTGGGCCTCCCCCTGATCGTGCTGGGTTCGGTCGCCACCGGAGCCCTCAGGTCCATGGGAGACGCCCAGACCCCCATGAAGGCCACCATGCTGAGCATGCTGCTCAACACCCTGCTCGCCTATGTGCTGGTCACGCACTTCAACATGGGGGTGGTGGGTGCAGCCTTCGGGACCCTGATCGCCAACCTCATCAAAACCCTCTGGCTCCTGCACACTGTCTACCGCCACCAGGACGTGCATTTTGTGACCCCGCACTGGAAGGCCATCCGGGAAACCACCCGTGAACTCCTCCCACTGAGTGCCCCCATGATGGTCACCGAACTCTTCTGGACTTCCAGTGTGTTCATCTACAACATCCTGTTCGGCAAGATCAGCACCGAGGCCCTCGCCGCCAACCAGATCGTGCACACCCTGGAAACCGTGTTTGTGGTGGCTTCCTTCGGGCTGGCTTCCGCTGCCACCACCCTGCTCGGGCAGGCCGTCGGGCAGGGCGACACCCAGCTTGCCCACGCCCGCAGCCGGGCCATCTTGCAGCTCGGTCTGATCACGGGGGTGGTCACAGGCCTCCTGTACCTCACCACCGCCTACCTGCTCCCGGTGGTCTTCCCGAAAGTGGAAGAAACGGTCCTGCAGATCGCCTTTCTGGGTGTGGTGCTGAACGCTCTGTTCCAGGCGGTGAAGGTGCACAACATGATCCAGGGCATCGGCATCCTCCCGAGCGGAGGAGACCCCAGAGGGGTGCTGATTGGAGATGTGGTCGCAGCTTTCGTGGTCGGGCTGCCCCTCGCTGTCCTTTTCGGGTTTGGTTTCGGATGGGGCGCAGTGGGGATCTTCAGTGCAAGACTGGTTGAGGAGGCTGTGAAACTGGTGATCTTTTACGGCAGGTACCGCAAAATCAACTGGCATGCCCTGAAGGGGCAGGTCGCCGCAGCCCACTGA
- a CDS encoding CPBP family intramembrane glutamic endopeptidase, producing the protein MLRTFQNQSLLVFLLLTFAFSWCFWIPAALLFRGELQGQAVWSMPRMILLQTLGAVGPSLMAFVVVWSRSGPAGVRAFVHRGFQGRPGWWLAGCLLVPALALLAVMLHPLLDPAYVMPDDAPLKPMLRDIGWTGVLLTFPMVLLSQVFSSPLMEEFGWRGFALPHLQVRFGALVANLILGVLWGVWHLPLVIAYGDAFGPYMLLILANALLMGFLFNSSGGHMLVALLVHASMNVGLNIFSVERNDPVLIVLSWVCVLVVLWRFGARDFAVRPRVQWSWPEKEKP; encoded by the coding sequence ATGCTGAGGACCTTTCAAAACCAGAGCCTTCTGGTTTTTCTGCTGCTGACTTTTGCCTTCAGCTGGTGCTTCTGGATTCCGGCAGCTTTGCTGTTCCGTGGGGAATTGCAGGGCCAGGCGGTCTGGAGCATGCCCCGGATGATCTTGCTCCAGACCCTCGGGGCTGTGGGGCCGAGCCTGATGGCGTTTGTGGTGGTGTGGAGCCGCTCAGGGCCAGCCGGAGTGCGGGCGTTTGTGCATCGGGGATTCCAGGGGCGTCCCGGGTGGTGGCTTGCTGGGTGTCTGCTGGTGCCTGCGCTGGCTTTGCTGGCAGTGATGCTGCATCCTTTGCTTGATCCTGCCTACGTGATGCCTGATGATGCACCCTTGAAACCCATGCTGAGAGACATTGGCTGGACTGGAGTGCTGCTGACCTTCCCGATGGTGCTCCTGTCGCAGGTGTTTTCAAGCCCACTCATGGAGGAGTTCGGCTGGAGGGGGTTTGCCCTGCCCCATTTGCAGGTGCGTTTTGGTGCCCTGGTTGCAAACCTGATCCTGGGTGTGCTCTGGGGGGTGTGGCACCTGCCTCTGGTGATTGCGTATGGGGATGCTTTCGGACCGTACATGTTGCTGATTTTGGCAAACGCTCTGTTGATGGGTTTTCTCTTCAACAGTTCTGGCGGGCACATGCTGGTGGCCTTGCTGGTCCACGCTTCCATGAATGTCGGCCTGAACATCTTCAGTGTGGAGCGCAATGATCCGGTGCTGATTGTGCTGAGCTGGGTGTGCGTGCTGGTTGTGCTGTGGAGGTTCGGGGCCAGGGATTTTGCGGTCCGGCCCAGGGTGCAGTGGTCGTGGCCTGAAAAGGAAAAGCCATAA
- a CDS encoding DUF4163 domain-containing protein, with product MFKRILLALALTTTPTLAQVYQGSIGTYSIVMQLEKDLSGKYAYLSKGLSLELKGQQHQGTLTLTEQVFDREKGGVKTTGTFQLKSTGQGYTGTWKAPGSAKSLQVQLKPVPTTASYKLPVSSGLKKLQQEDPYNFTLLNHPWVKLKDGTVQEPFSKVEYPRLTGRPQLNLALQDLQLQEAAYALDCLSMGEGFDGAEWDSRTRVTLQNTVLYSIRTDTYMYCGGAHPDTMSTGHVFDLKTGRKLTLSAFWDKLTPSKQRALYMERYVQQADPDCVNALQGETSDTFEWTLTPKGLALWPNFLPHVMAACGEEVILPYSALKAYARSGSVYLKTLR from the coding sequence ATGTTCAAACGCATCCTGCTTGCCCTCGCCCTCACCACCACACCCACACTGGCCCAGGTGTACCAGGGCAGCATCGGCACCTACTCCATCGTGATGCAACTCGAAAAGGACCTCAGCGGCAAGTACGCCTACCTGTCAAAAGGCCTCAGCCTGGAATTGAAAGGACAGCAGCACCAGGGCACCCTCACCCTCACTGAGCAGGTGTTCGATCGGGAGAAAGGTGGGGTCAAAACCACCGGGACCTTCCAGCTGAAAAGCACTGGACAGGGGTACACGGGAACCTGGAAAGCCCCTGGCAGCGCAAAAAGCCTGCAGGTCCAGCTGAAGCCAGTGCCAACCACAGCCAGTTACAAACTCCCTGTGTCCAGCGGCCTGAAGAAACTCCAGCAGGAAGACCCCTACAATTTCACCCTGCTCAACCATCCCTGGGTGAAATTGAAAGATGGAACTGTGCAGGAACCCTTCTCCAAAGTGGAGTATCCTCGCTTGACCGGCAGACCCCAGTTGAACCTCGCCTTGCAGGACCTGCAATTGCAGGAAGCGGCTTACGCACTGGATTGCCTGTCGATGGGAGAAGGTTTTGATGGGGCAGAATGGGACAGCCGCACCAGGGTCACCCTCCAGAACACTGTCCTGTACAGCATCCGCACCGACACCTACATGTACTGCGGTGGAGCCCATCCCGACACCATGAGCACCGGGCATGTCTTCGACCTGAAAACCGGGCGCAAATTGACGCTGAGTGCCTTCTGGGACAAACTCACCCCATCAAAACAACGCGCCCTCTACATGGAGCGCTACGTGCAGCAGGCCGACCCTGACTGCGTGAACGCCCTGCAAGGTGAAACCTCAGACACCTTCGAGTGGACCCTGACCCCAAAAGGCCTCGCGCTGTGGCCAAACTTTCTGCCCCATGTGATGGCCGCCTGTGGCGAGGAAGTGATCCTGCCTTACAGTGCCCTGAAAGCCTACGCCAGGTCCGGCAGCGTGTACCTCAAGACCCTGAGGTGA